The following proteins come from a genomic window of Polyangiaceae bacterium:
- a CDS encoding NAD(P)/FAD-dependent oxidoreductase produces MKQRADRFRRLPRESFDVVVIGAGIGGLTAAALLAKRGKSVLVVDQHYVPGGNATIFKRPGYEFDIGIHYVGQCGPGEAMPSILHAAGARGVEFAAMDPDGFDTLVFPELSFRVPRGIDAYRDRLVEHFPSEVRGIERYVDMLRQVHKLQGIAANPKAALSILPKALGALYWSRATLGAFFDTCTRDPLLRAVLAGESGDYGQPPSRASLLFHSALMLHYLESGGYYPKGGGQVMSDALADSIEESGGKVLLSTRALRIVVEGGRARGVEIENKHIGRRTVHAATVISNADIKRTLLELLPEEAVSRRTRRRATRWEMSPALGIAYLGVKRSAIELSARRTNYWIYPHTDQELEYRTIARGKLSDQPMTYISSASLKDPDYPRYAPPGVVNLELMGLAPSNPEAWGVSAAAFDSGSYSDSSAYAEAKAAYAERLKRVASGVIPGLADAVVFEEVATPLTHTRYTLSTGGTSYGLALIPGQFLHRRPGAKTEIEGLLLCGASTRMGHGIMGAMMSGVAAAAALVGGRVYRDALRGAPVAPTPPEAVFSRAAAPPA; encoded by the coding sequence ATGAAGCAGCGGGCAGATCGGTTCCGGCGGCTCCCTCGGGAGTCCTTCGACGTAGTGGTGATCGGTGCCGGGATCGGCGGCCTCACCGCGGCAGCGCTCCTGGCCAAGCGGGGCAAGTCCGTGCTGGTCGTCGATCAGCACTACGTGCCGGGCGGTAACGCCACCATCTTCAAGCGCCCCGGCTACGAGTTCGACATCGGCATCCACTACGTGGGCCAGTGCGGGCCGGGGGAGGCGATGCCGAGCATCCTGCACGCGGCCGGCGCGCGCGGTGTGGAGTTCGCGGCGATGGATCCCGACGGCTTCGACACGTTGGTGTTTCCCGAGCTCAGCTTCCGCGTGCCGCGAGGTATCGACGCCTATCGCGATCGCTTGGTGGAACACTTCCCGTCGGAAGTGCGCGGTATCGAGCGCTACGTGGACATGCTGCGGCAGGTGCACAAGCTCCAGGGCATTGCGGCGAACCCGAAGGCGGCGTTGAGCATCCTGCCCAAGGCGCTCGGGGCGCTGTACTGGTCTCGGGCGACGTTGGGAGCGTTCTTCGACACCTGCACGCGGGATCCATTGCTGCGGGCAGTGCTGGCTGGGGAGAGCGGGGACTACGGCCAGCCGCCGAGCCGCGCATCGCTGCTGTTCCACTCCGCGCTGATGCTCCATTACCTGGAATCCGGCGGCTATTACCCCAAGGGCGGCGGGCAGGTGATGAGCGACGCCCTGGCGGACTCCATCGAAGAAAGCGGCGGCAAAGTGCTGCTCTCGACGCGAGCGCTTCGCATCGTCGTGGAGGGCGGGCGCGCCCGGGGCGTGGAGATCGAGAACAAGCACATCGGGCGCCGCACCGTGCACGCGGCCACCGTGATCAGCAACGCCGACATCAAGCGCACGCTGCTCGAGCTGTTGCCCGAAGAGGCCGTGTCTCGGCGCACACGGCGCAGGGCGACGCGCTGGGAAATGTCGCCGGCGCTCGGCATCGCGTACCTGGGCGTGAAGCGCAGCGCGATCGAGCTTTCCGCGCGGCGCACCAACTACTGGATCTATCCGCACACGGATCAGGAGCTCGAGTACCGCACCATTGCTCGCGGCAAGCTGTCGGACCAGCCGATGACGTACATCTCGAGCGCGTCGCTCAAGGATCCGGACTATCCGCGCTACGCGCCGCCCGGGGTGGTCAACTTGGAGCTGATGGGCCTCGCGCCGTCGAACCCCGAGGCTTGGGGTGTGAGCGCGGCGGCCTTCGACAGCGGCAGCTACTCCGACAGCTCGGCCTACGCCGAGGCCAAGGCGGCCTACGCCGAGCGGCTCAAGCGCGTCGCCTCTGGGGTAATCCCCGGGCTCGCGGACGCCGTCGTGTTCGAAGAGGTGGCCACGCCGTTGACGCACACGCGCTACACGTTGTCCACCGGGGGCACGTCCTACGGTCTCGCGCTGATCCCCGGGCAGTTCCTGCACCGTCGGCCCGGCGCCAAGACGGAGATCGAGGGCCTGCTCTTGTGCGGTGCCAGCACCCGCATGGGCCACGGCATCATGGGCGCCATGATGAGCGGCGTGGCAGCGGCCGCGGCGCTGGTCGGCGGCCGTGTGTATCGAGACGCACTCCGCGGCGCGCCGGTAGCGCCGACGCCGCCCGAGGCGGTGTTCAGCAGAGCAGCAGCTCCTCCCGCTTGA
- a CDS encoding TetR/AcrR family transcriptional regulator — protein sequence MNSAQSKPKDRYHHGALREALVSASRSIVVESGAGALSLRAVARRLGVSHAAPGHHFPDKRALLAAVAAQGFHDLEQAMTRAANESEPDPLSRLRATGVAYVRFAADNPELFRLMVGRELLTGDSDELRSAAEAAFQVLVREARATLSARGESSEERLKLVTTTAWSLVHGLSMLWLDGRLRGTRTPDALEALARQVTELVGTIVEAR from the coding sequence ATGAACTCCGCTCAGTCGAAGCCAAAGGACCGCTACCACCACGGAGCCCTGCGGGAGGCCCTGGTGAGCGCGAGTCGGTCCATCGTGGTGGAGAGTGGAGCGGGAGCGCTGAGCTTGCGCGCGGTGGCGCGGCGCCTCGGCGTGTCCCACGCGGCGCCCGGACATCACTTCCCGGACAAGCGCGCGCTGCTCGCGGCCGTCGCCGCCCAAGGCTTCCACGACCTCGAGCAAGCCATGACGCGCGCCGCCAACGAGAGCGAGCCCGATCCGCTCTCGCGTCTCAGGGCCACGGGCGTCGCCTACGTGCGCTTCGCCGCGGACAATCCGGAGCTTTTCCGCTTGATGGTGGGACGCGAGCTGCTCACGGGTGACAGCGACGAGCTCCGAAGTGCGGCGGAAGCAGCGTTCCAGGTGCTGGTACGGGAAGCGCGGGCCACCCTCTCCGCGCGCGGCGAGAGCAGCGAGGAGCGGCTCAAGCTCGTCACCACTACGGCCTGGTCCTTGGTCCACGGGCTCAGCATGCTGTGGCTCGACGGGCGCCTGCGCGGCACCCGAACCCCCGATGCCCTGGAAGCGCTGGCCCGACAGGTCACGGAGCTGGTGGGCACCATCGTCGAAGCGCGCTGA
- a CDS encoding tetratricopeptide repeat protein, which yields MSDEKRSKSPKDDPSPRPPRPAGSGRSVPPPPRRGGPVKTPIAGSPAPPRASAPAAPPPPPARRPPSMPPPPNRAGTASKAPKPPPVPGGPPAPLPPPAPRRSDPKASKAPPVREAPDAEHHKTKVGVPPPPDPRVAAARTTLEALQAELGKSDRDSLRQGRLNYEIARLLESPVGDLDGAAKHYQEAYRLCPDHVPTLRGTRRVLLAKKSYPAALSLFDAEARYTGDPAAKAVLFYEKGRVLEDQMAQRREAHEAYAAAVELDPSNLTYLKALERVDLVGEAWDALDRTFERAANAAAADPRLRAALVAERARLAEVKQSDSQAATELFQSALSFDERAPGALFALKRLHTSHKRWRDLADVLRREADQTADPMVRAMACYRMGRVLVDRLGNLDEGLAALERAAESAPSEQLVLEELCRLYEQAKRWEALCRVLERLSERVTTPSERVGILHRIGSICEDKLSDEKSAVAWYRRTLEDDPTYLPALQALGKLYTRKKEWKELIAMHLAEATSLTDGPRRAAAHGRIAILFEEQLGDREQAVAHHARALGLSPGYAPSFKALERLYRQGQRWRELVELYERAVHAATDAETKITFLFKIGRLHEDALDAPGHALTAYRRILEVDDGHLGAIHAMQRAAERAGKWQELVDALELEAAKVKDDKLVVSLLHRAGEVLEDHLDDTDAALSRYQRVVKKDPTFAPALKSLGLSYYRAGRWEDLLEVYRSELSLAPKGPESASLLYKMGEISEEQIGKDDDAIQFYRRAIEMDAFHAPSISALERKLSERGNWTELAKLIELELTSIKDDAVRARTAARLGEVYENRLNQPDKALAAYEQALAADGTFRPALDGRARLLSLEKDYKRLAEELSREAATANDPLLAVAATYRQGEIHRDELSDPKKAIECFEAVLERDPSHVGALLALEPLYVADSAWEQLAQVYATESRVFSDTGARVAALRELARLQEVRGIGAEDQQRATHIAILQMSPSDPSALAALERLALGMGDAQLLTHVDAKLGATSAVPSLAAAHQTRLAETLEALEDPSALDTYRAALGRDPENLAAAYGLVRLAKKSRDPDLLASTAETAAKVLDDREQAARLLVIGAEVKAGLGDAEGALRALERALELNPDHEHAAKELERLLIAMGQIDRLFDILCQAAQWASQSERMAQLWIAVSRLLADQKHDVPAALAALHRVTDELPGHVDTLLALADLYMRDQQWAEAVDRLTRVLAESPSPPIQIRAHLALAEVLHERLGDEDRALSNLEKVLALDDRNKAALERLIKIQVRRGKMDAAASTASRLVTVATDDGERAEALTRLAELEKDRKEYDAAAHAYEQAVAMAGTEGSAAASFKEMLVELKLLGEDPPWSNYVNALSGYLERASVSPDKRAAIYLEVGRVLGDEMGMTERSLAALQRGIAVDPNHVEIRVELATRLKAAGHHPQAAAELKKLLEVDVTRVQTWRDLVASFQGMQRQEEAVLAMAPLVALGAANDLERATVAARPSRFSSTMPGAFDDVAFRGIDARGAPDAAGDLLAAVSEGLAKVHPPELERYGLASRDRITSRSGHPLRMLADRVAQLFGVEEYDLYIHRAHAGSLEVELSDPPAVLVPAHVTGFGETEQVFCLARPLANIARGLHAVNKLSPREVELLLVAAARLADPTFGIGITDEEFLQGHARRVQKALSRRGRRATEESAALFLGSAPVDYTDWCEKIRRTAARAAVTVADDLPACVTLLRRTEGDLAGLKGAALAQGMELVSDLMRFWVSDAAFALRRRLSIL from the coding sequence ATGAGCGACGAGAAACGCTCCAAGAGCCCCAAGGACGACCCTTCACCGCGCCCGCCTCGACCGGCGGGCAGCGGCCGATCGGTTCCACCGCCACCGCGACGCGGGGGTCCCGTGAAGACCCCCATTGCGGGGTCTCCGGCGCCGCCTCGCGCGTCGGCACCCGCTGCGCCGCCGCCACCGCCGGCGCGCCGCCCGCCGAGCATGCCGCCGCCACCCAATCGCGCCGGCACCGCTTCGAAGGCGCCAAAGCCACCGCCGGTTCCCGGCGGTCCGCCGGCGCCGTTGCCGCCGCCGGCACCCCGCCGCTCGGATCCCAAGGCGTCGAAGGCGCCTCCGGTCCGGGAAGCGCCGGACGCCGAGCACCACAAGACCAAGGTCGGAGTTCCGCCACCACCGGATCCGCGGGTCGCGGCGGCGCGCACCACCCTCGAGGCACTACAGGCCGAGCTGGGCAAGAGCGACCGGGACTCGCTGCGTCAAGGACGCCTGAACTACGAGATCGCGCGGCTCCTCGAGAGTCCCGTCGGTGATCTCGACGGTGCGGCGAAGCACTACCAAGAGGCGTACCGCCTGTGCCCGGATCACGTACCCACGCTGCGGGGCACGCGACGGGTGCTGCTGGCGAAGAAGTCCTATCCCGCAGCGCTCTCGCTGTTCGACGCAGAAGCCCGCTACACCGGAGATCCCGCCGCCAAGGCCGTGCTCTTCTACGAAAAGGGGCGGGTGCTCGAAGATCAGATGGCTCAGCGGCGCGAGGCCCACGAGGCCTACGCGGCCGCCGTGGAGCTGGATCCCTCGAACCTCACCTATCTGAAGGCGCTCGAGCGCGTGGACTTGGTGGGGGAAGCCTGGGACGCCCTCGATCGCACCTTCGAGCGGGCGGCCAACGCCGCCGCCGCGGATCCGCGGCTGCGTGCCGCCCTCGTCGCCGAGCGGGCGCGCTTGGCGGAAGTGAAGCAGTCCGACAGCCAAGCCGCGACGGAGCTGTTCCAGAGTGCGCTCTCCTTCGACGAGCGTGCGCCCGGCGCCCTGTTCGCGCTCAAGCGGCTGCACACGAGCCACAAGCGCTGGCGCGATCTCGCCGACGTGCTGCGCCGCGAGGCGGACCAGACGGCAGATCCGATGGTGCGCGCCATGGCCTGCTACCGCATGGGGCGCGTGCTGGTGGATCGCCTGGGGAACTTGGACGAAGGCCTCGCCGCCCTGGAGCGGGCCGCCGAGAGCGCGCCCTCGGAGCAACTGGTCCTCGAAGAGCTGTGTCGCCTGTACGAGCAGGCCAAGCGCTGGGAAGCGCTGTGCCGGGTGCTGGAGCGGTTGAGCGAGCGCGTCACCACGCCCAGCGAGCGGGTCGGCATCCTGCATCGCATCGGCAGCATTTGTGAGGACAAGCTCTCCGACGAGAAGTCCGCCGTCGCCTGGTACCGCCGCACGCTGGAGGACGACCCGACGTACCTGCCGGCGCTGCAAGCGCTGGGCAAGCTCTACACTCGCAAGAAGGAGTGGAAGGAGCTCATCGCGATGCATCTCGCGGAAGCGACGTCGCTCACCGACGGACCGCGCCGCGCCGCTGCGCACGGCCGGATCGCGATCCTGTTCGAAGAACAGCTCGGCGATCGCGAACAAGCCGTCGCGCACCATGCTCGCGCGTTGGGACTGTCCCCGGGGTACGCGCCGTCGTTCAAAGCGCTCGAGCGGCTGTATCGCCAGGGGCAACGCTGGCGCGAGCTTGTGGAGCTGTACGAGCGCGCGGTCCACGCTGCGACCGACGCCGAGACGAAGATCACGTTCCTGTTCAAGATCGGTCGTCTGCACGAGGACGCTCTCGATGCACCGGGGCACGCGCTGACGGCCTACCGTCGCATCCTGGAAGTGGACGACGGGCACTTGGGCGCCATCCACGCCATGCAACGCGCGGCGGAGCGGGCAGGGAAGTGGCAGGAGCTGGTCGACGCGCTCGAGCTCGAAGCGGCCAAGGTGAAGGACGACAAGCTCGTCGTCTCGCTGCTCCATCGCGCGGGCGAGGTGCTGGAAGACCACCTGGATGACACCGATGCCGCCCTGTCTCGCTACCAACGCGTGGTGAAGAAGGATCCCACGTTCGCCCCCGCGCTGAAGAGCCTGGGGCTTTCGTACTACCGCGCCGGGCGTTGGGAGGACCTGCTCGAGGTCTACCGCAGCGAGCTTTCGCTGGCTCCGAAGGGACCGGAATCCGCGTCTCTGCTCTACAAGATGGGCGAGATCAGTGAAGAGCAGATCGGCAAGGACGACGACGCCATCCAGTTCTATCGACGCGCCATCGAGATGGACGCGTTCCACGCGCCGAGCATCTCGGCCCTCGAGCGCAAGCTGTCGGAGCGCGGTAACTGGACGGAGCTCGCGAAGCTCATCGAGCTGGAGCTCACCAGCATCAAGGATGACGCGGTGCGAGCACGTACGGCGGCTCGCCTCGGCGAGGTGTACGAGAATCGCCTGAACCAACCGGACAAGGCGCTCGCGGCCTACGAGCAAGCCTTGGCGGCGGACGGCACGTTCCGGCCGGCGCTGGACGGCCGAGCCCGGCTCCTGTCGCTGGAGAAGGACTACAAGCGCCTCGCGGAGGAGCTTTCGCGGGAGGCTGCGACGGCGAACGACCCGCTGCTTGCCGTGGCCGCGACGTACCGACAAGGAGAAATCCACCGAGACGAGCTCTCGGATCCCAAGAAGGCGATCGAGTGTTTCGAGGCCGTGCTGGAACGGGATCCGTCGCACGTGGGTGCGCTCTTGGCCCTCGAGCCGCTGTACGTGGCGGACAGCGCCTGGGAGCAGCTGGCACAGGTGTACGCCACGGAGAGCCGGGTATTTTCGGATACCGGAGCGCGGGTGGCGGCGCTCCGAGAGCTGGCGCGCTTGCAGGAGGTCCGCGGTATCGGCGCGGAGGACCAGCAGCGCGCGACGCACATCGCGATCCTGCAGATGTCGCCGTCGGATCCTTCGGCGCTGGCTGCGCTGGAGCGGCTGGCGCTCGGCATGGGGGACGCGCAGCTGCTCACGCATGTCGACGCGAAGCTGGGAGCGACCAGCGCGGTGCCTTCGCTGGCGGCAGCACACCAGACGCGCCTGGCGGAGACGCTGGAAGCGCTCGAAGATCCGTCGGCCCTCGACACCTACCGCGCGGCGTTGGGGCGAGATCCCGAAAATCTCGCGGCGGCCTATGGTCTGGTGCGCTTGGCCAAGAAGAGTCGCGACCCCGATTTGCTGGCGTCCACCGCGGAGACCGCCGCCAAGGTGCTCGACGATCGGGAACAGGCCGCGCGACTGCTCGTCATCGGCGCCGAGGTGAAGGCGGGCCTGGGCGATGCAGAAGGCGCGCTCCGCGCTCTGGAGCGCGCACTGGAGCTGAACCCCGATCACGAGCACGCGGCGAAGGAGCTCGAGCGGCTGCTGATCGCCATGGGGCAGATCGATCGCCTGTTCGACATCTTGTGTCAGGCCGCTCAGTGGGCGAGCCAGAGCGAGCGCATGGCTCAGCTGTGGATCGCGGTGTCGCGGCTCTTGGCCGACCAAAAGCACGACGTGCCGGCGGCCCTTGCCGCGCTGCACCGGGTGACGGACGAGCTGCCGGGCCACGTGGACACACTGCTAGCGCTGGCCGATCTCTACATGCGCGACCAGCAGTGGGCGGAAGCCGTCGACCGGCTCACCCGCGTGCTGGCGGAATCGCCGTCGCCGCCCATTCAGATCCGCGCTCACCTCGCACTGGCCGAGGTCCTGCATGAGCGGCTGGGGGACGAGGACCGCGCTCTCAGTAACCTCGAGAAGGTGTTGGCCCTCGACGACCGCAACAAGGCGGCGTTGGAGAGGCTGATCAAGATCCAGGTGCGCCGCGGTAAGATGGACGCGGCGGCTTCCACGGCGTCGCGGTTGGTCACCGTTGCCACGGACGACGGCGAGCGCGCGGAAGCGCTGACGCGTCTCGCGGAGCTCGAAAAGGATCGCAAGGAGTACGATGCCGCGGCCCACGCCTACGAGCAGGCCGTGGCCATGGCGGGGACGGAGGGCAGCGCGGCGGCGTCGTTCAAGGAGATGCTGGTCGAGCTGAAGCTGCTCGGGGAAGACCCGCCCTGGAGCAACTACGTCAACGCCCTCTCCGGCTATCTGGAGCGTGCCAGCGTGTCGCCGGACAAGCGCGCCGCCATCTATCTCGAGGTGGGCCGGGTGCTCGGCGACGAGATGGGCATGACGGAGCGCTCCCTGGCGGCGCTGCAGCGGGGCATCGCCGTGGACCCGAACCACGTGGAGATCCGCGTAGAGCTTGCCACCCGGTTGAAGGCGGCTGGGCACCATCCACAAGCGGCGGCGGAGCTGAAGAAGCTGCTCGAGGTGGACGTCACCCGCGTGCAAACTTGGCGCGACCTCGTGGCCAGCTTCCAGGGCATGCAGCGGCAGGAGGAGGCCGTGCTCGCCATGGCGCCGCTGGTCGCCCTGGGCGCGGCCAACGATCTGGAGCGCGCGACGGTCGCGGCGCGACCGTCCCGCTTCTCGAGCACCATGCCGGGGGCTTTCGACGACGTGGCGTTCCGTGGGATCGACGCCCGAGGCGCGCCGGACGCCGCGGGAGACTTGCTCGCGGCGGTCTCCGAGGGGCTCGCCAAGGTGCACCCGCCGGAGCTCGAACGCTACGGGCTCGCCAGTCGCGATCGCATCACCTCGCGTTCCGGCCATCCACTGCGCATGCTCGCGGATCGCGTCGCTCAGCTGTTCGGCGTCGAGGAGTACGACCTGTACATCCACCGCGCGCACGCCGGCAGTCTGGAGGTGGAGCTCAGCGATCCCCCCGCGGTGCTGGTTCCGGCCCACGTCACGGGCTTCGGCGAGACCGAGCAGGTCTTCTGCCTGGCTCGACCCCTCGCCAACATTGCCCGCGGGCTCCACGCCGTGAACAAGCTTTCTCCACGCGAGGTGGAGCTCTTGCTGGTAGCGGCCGCGCGCTTGGCGGATCCCACCTTCGGCATCGGCATCACGGACGAAGAATTCCTGCAGGGCCACGCCCGCCGGGTGCAGAAGGCCCTCTCGCGCCGGGGTCGCCGCGCCACGGAGGAATCCGCGGCCTTGTTCCTCGGCTCAGCCCCCGTGGACTACACGGACTGGTGCGAGAAGATCCGCCGTACGGCGGCTCGGGCGGCCGTCACCGTCGCCGACGATCTCCCAGCCTGCGTCACCCTGCTGCGCCGCACCGAAGGGGACCTGGCCGGGCTCAAAGGCGCGGCGCTGGCTCAGGGCATGGAGCTGGTCTCCGATCTGATGCGCTTTTGGGTGAGCGATGCGGCCTTTGCGCTGCGCCGCCGCCTGAGCATCCTCTGA
- a CDS encoding imidazolonepropionase yields the protein MTSVDLLVINAAEVVTCAGFSQAPARGADLSAVGVVRDGAVAIGDGRILDVGASDRLRREYRVDESKIVDCGGGVVLPGFVDCHTHMVFAGDRADEWAERMQGKPYLEILKAGGGILSTVKKTRAASEAALVAGARRWAKLALGLGTTTLEIKSGYCLDHDGELKMLAAARALAEELPLEVVTTFLGAHVVPKEHKANREKYLELVLETAAEVRRQNLAEYFDVFSEAEAFTVEEAERLATKAKELGFGIKLHAEQFTASGAAQLGVRLGAVSVDHLEHVDDATVAALSKGDTIGVLLPAVPFHLGMTDYAPGRRLADAGVPLAIATDMNPGSACTPSIPMAIAIACRSVGLTPSEAVMAVTQNAAHALGRGAVTGSLEPGKRADLVVCDVPDHRWLGYAFGYNPVRTVIAKGKRVLKREELLLC from the coding sequence ATGACCAGCGTGGACCTGCTCGTGATCAACGCGGCCGAGGTCGTCACCTGCGCCGGGTTCAGCCAAGCGCCGGCACGCGGCGCGGATCTCTCGGCGGTGGGCGTCGTGCGCGATGGCGCCGTGGCCATCGGCGACGGCCGCATCCTCGACGTCGGGGCGTCGGATCGCTTGCGCCGGGAGTACCGCGTGGACGAGTCCAAGATCGTCGACTGCGGCGGCGGCGTGGTGCTCCCCGGCTTCGTCGATTGCCACACGCACATGGTCTTCGCCGGTGATCGCGCGGACGAGTGGGCGGAGCGGATGCAGGGCAAGCCCTACCTCGAGATCCTGAAGGCGGGTGGGGGCATCCTGTCCACGGTGAAGAAGACTCGCGCCGCCTCCGAGGCAGCGCTGGTCGCCGGCGCCCGGCGCTGGGCCAAGCTCGCTCTCGGGCTCGGCACCACGACCCTGGAAATCAAGAGCGGCTACTGCCTGGACCACGACGGCGAGCTGAAGATGCTCGCCGCCGCCCGGGCCCTCGCCGAAGAGCTGCCCCTGGAAGTGGTCACGACCTTCCTCGGCGCTCACGTGGTTCCCAAGGAGCACAAGGCGAACCGCGAGAAGTACCTGGAGCTGGTGCTCGAAACGGCCGCGGAAGTGCGGCGCCAGAACCTGGCGGAGTACTTCGACGTGTTCAGCGAGGCCGAGGCCTTCACCGTGGAAGAAGCGGAGCGCCTCGCGACCAAAGCCAAGGAGCTCGGCTTCGGTATCAAGCTGCACGCCGAGCAGTTCACCGCCAGCGGAGCGGCGCAGCTCGGCGTCCGCCTGGGCGCCGTCAGCGTGGATCACCTCGAGCACGTGGACGACGCCACCGTCGCCGCACTTTCGAAGGGCGACACCATCGGTGTGTTGCTGCCGGCGGTGCCGTTTCACCTGGGCATGACGGACTACGCCCCGGGCCGCCGCCTCGCGGACGCCGGCGTGCCGCTCGCCATCGCCACCGACATGAACCCCGGGTCGGCGTGCACGCCGTCCATCCCGATGGCCATCGCCATCGCCTGCCGCAGCGTCGGCCTCACCCCCAGCGAAGCGGTCATGGCGGTCACGCAGAACGCCGCGCACGCTCTCGGCCGCGGCGCCGTCACGGGCAGCTTGGAGCCCGGCAAGCGCGCGGACCTGGTGGTTTGCGACGTGCCGGACCATCGTTGGCTCGGCTACGCGTTCGGCTACAACCCGGTGCGCACCGTGATCGCCAAGGGCAAGCGCGTGCTCAAGCGGGAGGAGCTGCTGCTCTGCTGA
- the hutU gene encoding urocanate hydratase, with translation MHLSAKPAEPIHAPTGTSKTARTWDTEAAKRMLMNNLDPANAVDWESLVVYGGSGRAARNWHEYRNILRVLDELAPDETLCVQSGRGVYVARTHEHAPRVLLANANLVPRWATQQKFDELDRMGLTMYGQMTAGSWIYIGTQGILQGTYQTCLAAAEKHFGVPSLKGKIVLTAGLGGMSGAQPLAVTMNEGVVIDVEVRADRVQRKVDEGYCDRMTSSLSEALAWAEEAKKNGAPLSIGLVGNAADVYPELVRRGVTPDMVTDQTPAHDLGAYVPSGDPDELDALRRENLAEYHQRSLSSIAAHVTAILEMQKRGAVAFDYGNNLRAQAELAGVPVRDESGEYLYPGFVPAYIRPLFARGLGPFRWAALSGNPEDIHALDREALSLFPEDEGLARWIRMASEKVPFLGLPTRICWLGYGDRARFGDAMNRLIRKGTVSAPVVIGRDHLDCGSVASPDRETEAMKDGSDAIADWPLLNFALNIAAGASWVSFHHGGGVGIGNSLHAGMVVVADGTDERARRLERVLTVDPGIGVARHALAGYDEALETAAQKHVKIPGL, from the coding sequence ATGCATCTCTCGGCCAAGCCCGCCGAGCCGATCCACGCGCCGACCGGTACCAGCAAGACGGCGCGCACCTGGGACACGGAAGCCGCGAAGCGGATGTTGATGAACAACCTCGACCCCGCCAACGCGGTCGATTGGGAAAGCCTGGTGGTGTACGGCGGCAGCGGCCGCGCCGCGCGCAACTGGCACGAGTACCGGAACATCCTCCGCGTGCTGGACGAGCTCGCCCCGGACGAAACCTTGTGCGTGCAGTCCGGCCGCGGCGTGTACGTAGCGCGCACACACGAGCACGCTCCGCGCGTGCTCCTCGCCAACGCCAACCTCGTGCCCCGCTGGGCAACCCAGCAGAAGTTCGACGAGCTCGACCGCATGGGCCTCACCATGTACGGGCAGATGACTGCGGGTTCTTGGATCTACATCGGCACTCAGGGGATCTTGCAGGGCACCTATCAGACTTGTCTGGCGGCAGCGGAGAAGCACTTCGGCGTTCCCAGCCTCAAGGGGAAGATCGTGCTCACCGCGGGGCTGGGCGGCATGAGCGGCGCGCAACCCCTGGCCGTCACCATGAACGAAGGCGTGGTGATCGACGTCGAAGTCCGCGCGGATCGCGTGCAGCGCAAGGTGGACGAGGGCTATTGCGACCGCATGACGAGCTCGCTCTCCGAAGCCCTGGCCTGGGCGGAGGAAGCCAAGAAGAACGGAGCTCCCCTCAGCATCGGCCTGGTGGGCAACGCCGCCGACGTGTACCCGGAGCTGGTCCGCCGCGGTGTGACGCCGGACATGGTGACGGATCAGACGCCCGCCCACGACCTCGGCGCCTACGTCCCCTCGGGCGACCCGGACGAGCTCGACGCCCTGCGCCGCGAGAACCTCGCCGAGTACCACCAACGCTCGCTCTCGAGCATCGCCGCGCACGTCACCGCCATCCTCGAAATGCAGAAGCGCGGGGCCGTGGCCTTCGACTACGGCAACAACCTTCGCGCCCAAGCCGAGCTCGCCGGAGTGCCGGTGCGCGACGAGAGCGGCGAGTACCTGTACCCGGGGTTCGTCCCGGCCTACATCCGGCCGCTGTTCGCCCGCGGCCTGGGACCGTTCCGCTGGGCCGCGCTCAGCGGCAACCCGGAGGACATCCACGCCCTCGATCGCGAGGCGCTCTCGCTGTTCCCAGAGGACGAAGGGCTGGCGCGATGGATCCGCATGGCCAGCGAAAAGGTTCCCTTTTTGGGGCTCCCCACCCGCATCTGCTGGCTGGGCTACGGGGATCGCGCTCGCTTCGGTGATGCCATGAATCGGCTGATCCGAAAGGGCACCGTGAGCGCGCCGGTGGTGATCGGTCGCGATCATCTCGACTGCGGCTCCGTCGCCTCCCCGGATCGCGAGACCGAAGCCATGAAGGACGGCTCCGACGCCATCGCGGACTGGCCGCTGCTGAACTTCGCTCTGAACATCGCCGCCGGTGCTTCCTGGGTCAGCTTCCACCACGGCGGCGGCGTGGGCATCGGCAACTCGCTCCACGCCGGCATGGTGGTCGTCGCCGATGGCACGGACGAGCGAGCACGACGCCTCGAGCGCGTCCTCACCGTCGACCCGGGCATCGGCGTCGCTCGCCACGCGCTCGCTGGCTACGACGAGGCCCTCGAGACCGCCGCACAGAAGCACGTGAAGATCCCGGGCCTATAG